In the genome of Penaeus vannamei isolate JL-2024 chromosome 26, ASM4276789v1, whole genome shotgun sequence, one region contains:
- the LOC113823309 gene encoding histone acetyltransferase KAT6B isoform X4: MGPKDRDRGGGGGGGGGGGGGGGGGGGGGGGSGSDGSGSPSASSEMWLKRLLTAIAKIKSQKQRPNLERITQTMRQLYTVPPDEVVTNLQAQVDAGNILYIENKGIESYADPKNPPQRTGRVSSRAPTATSRAADLVGKVVRAVQELGSEGSSLKDIAAHLQAQGALNDPDGANLVRHATKRALQRGFLAQNGKLYTLGTLTKHRKSTGRPPVAKALHLDDDDDDDIGLALHDRTLEANAHLQNTTMPICCECLGTENSVEGGFMHCGTCRTSVHPKCLRLDPASSVRLQKQGWQCEDCKPCIVCRKTASEVLGSLIICTTCDEGYHIRCVTPTLEHRPNSPNWCCSHCTKGPRATNNNNRSNTASPTESIQGEGIASNSTLASNRKGRGRSRKGLQETVRSRKYSSSSSSSRSRSASRWRKSESEQQKELPSDSEDSDGMHGHLGPPKKLLSDKLSKEKAKFFKRSLAEKGKFRAAKSEIRVVSHGSAGTGISGMKRENTSGQVKRVELGSELSSSGPESTTDTSSSDESGADMPKAAIRRTLGHDSDGSPPLQHSKGTMGIKLHGRKSDSLSEGEVDSGSGTPHEERSSSSTNSSSAMLASGHLKGLFDGLSHLYTPYDSRKRPMQERPKYKGPKRILKLSREGETQLCEASGESGGRVGEGVEGIYGGECSGAGSGMGRSGGAWSAWASHRWPGTSVGASSGGTSAIPSTLVAANPLAASVGGGGSQTQAADGRKWRKMKPEGCSSHTGVESKVSMEPLHRPPLPPGVTERDLEMFKKAQEQAVQEMDKNRTTVQERDPFNMSRCPASIDFGQYDIQTWYSAPYPQEYARLTKLFLCEFCLKYMKSVSMLGRHLEKCLWRTPPGTEIYRKDNLSVFEVDGNVSKIYCQNLCLLAKLFLDHKTLYYDVEPFLFYVLTRNDEKGCHLVGYFSKEKLSALKYNVSCIMTMPQYQRQGYGRFLIDFSYLLSKREGQPGTPEKPLSDLGRVSYTAYWKSVILEYLFHLRDKSSFCIQEVVKDKAMYPADVVYTLNILGFFKRNALGQMVVSIDWNMVEEHYQKQLNNPRRLRLDPEALRWSPLVPGHNVSVQQDSDEEEEEKEETKEKKENDSLEISKNDESCKMDDIKVEESEKEPVLADESSKLQEEEEEPEPEPEPEPEPEPEPEPEPEPESEPEPKKVEEEVSQVPPVLLSPSPKKRGRAAKVPDTAEISESVVEAKEREKENINSSVDDIKQTENISSQNKIDDKMSLASKEDAYVFKEEDESDFEPTFRSLHSERRKSHTLKETQCSLERRRGKRRVRGHNEDERLSLEEPQPTEKDFIKDLVSNKRGNLDSMSTPRNSRRVASSSRVNYGEVDTEDSREITEEDNDSSVMIPKSRRETSSRTRKKPEVGESEEDASVVRETSRNKRKAEAQETEETITSHRESSRTRRKQDTSIGDMEKESHNTSAGESERSQRLRNKTLNSSVNSSREGRRRKHSEIEEEEQAPVDTDKNEAQKNKSQQEAEERLTPKHKRARRSDEKDRTISQNHEVVERHTRRNNEVEETSRTRKSKRIEEQPDPVNLRSKKSRLSRNLSSSDAAAAGLRRSLRGVANGPEEEEHENEEDGMDSGDLEMPHLEPMVDLEKHSATPKSNESTRGRRDCAESRYLTKSEQGRNGKVETNQKGEEKITKVEEPAQPAQPSLVKKRGWPKGVPRGPKNSSRGRGRGPGRPASRGRGRSKFQGAQKPAPLDGPDVQESVPENRQSLNDVTDGQHDEVEEPKGVEPKKDDPVPDPAPGESTPAPEKEADGTAALPEAPVENAAKEDSAEKDDNAQKESKSETEVETDSVAPEEVECKDPEKEVVKDCDTNPAPDVFKDSVVGANTESKESGENDAPEKQEDEMEVEKENHDPAKEAVLEKDVAGEVEQELSEADKAVASIMNGTSETIPNGDCLEHETFSNPPPVEEVPEVPECKVGDGRVDEAYQEEVTKAVESIWGGTEERESNLVEDPRPPEIIEEPKISSPSAPIIPSSPIRHTLSPAIPSCSPLHPEGEVSLQSPANSVDHNRSPESSVPHSPIPSTPPHAPAPPSPTTPVPSPLPPDSPLEPPCAPAPVTPTSPGSPASPPSPSSIGSPTPLHSPSSPNSEIPVDHIQPSASPQPLDLEEDQSCHLPSAEEPMPVPETPLLSTVSSHHSPDVQERKSQHCEPVVKELVQDQQQSQSQPQPQPQSQPQPQPQPQPQPQPQPQCLPQAQSESQPQPETHSQPEPQTEKQQTSQLQTQEQGQGDGPGEEEGHASEPRVQAAVPGVPDTLSAAGRQEENLASQMEQTYEPADATKVDNHPTGQEAAHTHDLALEVGEGPKVTSSAGSTPPSSCGSTNTTSVITRQAPTPTPPHQQEVSSMGVYTPDSTTNSVHSMHGYSQGEFDVSQLGIESPTSISSNEMAHSVEAPQQASTPQSYSDCAQVSNQQVQPPTPTHVQPTTPTHVQPSTPTHTQPTTPTPPHIARTTPTPTPILPQPVPQPQPQPQTHSQTQTQPIITQSTSQIIPAIGVVSLPHTQPHQAPTKHQPSKQRHIQPKPPAQPQVQISSSGSRPPSNLGTQLSPQSAMAAMHASSQAHMMSQRMVAGTPHPPSGLSQHHPMSHHPHAAHPPHPPRTPHVTHSHSQMQNFTHHPNYMMGPHQQMLGHHTSMSYLAQPTVTTYAQAHTPAHSSSYMTSVIQSRMGGPQQPPSQNASSSSTSSTQRATHGASSSGVCGPSPSNYHFLNSSPPGPSPTPTPMGSGQHHAGGVQASASSCSIARLQQLTNGIMDIVPQPPCAGVTPPPSHTVTPPPSHTVTPPPAAAAAAAAAQRNMTPPISNLQSQVPLSYKYKSHQAAAAAQMSSNMMAPAMLGYQVNGYRMPGQAGAMSALNPSYLTNPSFMNQQLPMQMMNMHPQAAGQYQDPRTQPQNTMYPPYSYMSPLQLNGTMRR; the protein is encoded by the exons aaCACCACCATGCCTATTTGCTGCGAGTGCCTGGGTACAGAAAATAGTGTTGAAGGCGGCTTTATGCACTGTGGTACCTGCCGGACCTCAGTCCACCCCAAGTGTTTGCGTCTTGACCCTGCGTCCTCTGTGAGATTACAAAAGCAAGGGTGGCAATGCGAAGACTGCAAACCTTGTATAGTATGTCGGAAGACTGCATCAGAG GTCCTAGGCAGCCTAATTATATGCACAACATGTGATGAGGGCTACCATATAAGATGCGTCACACCCACACTGGAGCACCGGCCAAATTCCCCCAACTGGTGCTGTTCCCATTGTACCAAAGGGCCGCGagccaccaacaacaataatcgtAGCAATACTGCATCACCTACGGAAAGCATCCAGGGTGAGGGCATAGCCAGCAACAGCACCCTGGCTTCCAATAGAAAAGGGCGAGGGAGGTCCCGGAAGGGTCTCCAGGAAACTGTGAGAAGTAGAAAGTACAGCTCCTCATCGTCCAGTTCGCGGTCAAG GTCAGCATCTCGATGGCGTAAAAGTGAGAGTGAGCAGCAGAAGGAGCTACCCAGCGACTCAGAGGACAGTGATGGTATGCATGGGCATCTTGGCCCTCCAAAGAAACTTCTTAGTGACAAGTTATCCAAAGAAAAGGCTAAGTTTTTCAAAAGGAGTTTGGCTGAGAAGGGTAAATTTAGAGCTGCAAAGAGTGAAATACGGGTGGTGTCTCACGGGAGTGCGGGTACTGGCATAtcagggatgaaaagagagaacacCAGTGGGCAGGTAAAGCGTGTGGAGCTGGGCAGTGAGTTAAGTTCCAGTGGGCCAGAATCAACCACAGACACTAGTAGTAGTGATGAGTCTGGTGCTGACATGCCTAAGGCAGCCATCAGAAGAACACTAGGGCATGATAGTGATGGCAGTCCACCTCTGCAGCACAGCAAGGGAACTATGGGCATTAAACTTCATGGCAGGAAATCTGATTCTCTGAGTGAAGGTGAGGTGGACTCGGGAAGTGGCACACCTCATGAGGAGCGAAGTTCCTCGTCAACTAACTCTTCAAGCGCAATGCTTGCCTCTGGACACTTGAAAGGCCTTTTTGATGGCCTGAGCCACCTCTATACACCGTATGACTCTCGGAAGAGACCAATGCAGGAAAGACCAAAGTATAAAGGACCAAAGAGGATATTAAAGTTATCCAGAGAGGGGGAGACCCAGCTCTGTGAGGCCAGTGGGGAGAGTGGAGGCAGAGTTGGTGAAGGTGTTGAGGGGATCTATGGTGGTGAGTGTAGTGGTGCGGGAAGTGGGATGGGACGAAGTGGGGGGGCATGGTCAGCGTGGGCGTCCCACAGGTGGCCTGGCACCAGTGTGGGGGCAAGCTCGGGTGGCACCAGTGCCATCCCGTCAACTCTGGTAGCAGCCAATCCTCTGGCGGCCAGCGTGGGTGGTGGTGGCAGCCAGACTCAGGCAGCGGATGGACGCAAATGGCGCAAGATGAAGCCCGAGGGCTGCAGCAGCCACACTGGGG TGGAGAGTAAAGTCAGTATGGAGCCCCTCCATCGACCACCTTTACCCCCAGGAGTCACTGAGAGAGATTTGGAAATGTTTAAGAAGGCTCAGGAACAGGCAGTGCAG GAAATGGATAAAAATAGAACAACGGTTCAAGAGCGGGACCCCTTCAATATGTCACGGTGTCCAGCCAGCATAGATTTTGGCCAGTATGATATTCAGACATGGTATTCCGCTCCATACCCCCAGGAATATGCACG GTTAACCAAACTGTTCCTTTGTGAATTCTGTCTTAAGTACATGAAAAGTGTCTCTATGTTGGGCCGGCACTTGGAAAAGTGTCTTTGGCGCACTCCACCTGGTACTGAAATCTACCGGAAAGATAATCTTTCTGTCTTTGAG GTGGATGGTAATGTGAGCAAAATATATTGTCAGAATCTGTGCCTATTAGCTAAATTGTTCCTGGATCATAAGACTCTATACTATGATGTAGAACCCTTTCTCTTCTACGTTTTAACTCGCAATGATGAGAAGGGTTGCCATCTTGTTGGATACTTCAGTAAGGAGAAGCTCTCAGCATTAAAATATAATGTGTCATGTATCATGACTATGCCACAGTACCAGCGGCAAGGCTACGGGCGTTTCCTTATTGATTTTA GCTACTTGCTGTCGAAAAGAGAGGGCCAGCCAGGAACACCTGAGAAGCCCCTCTCCGACCTGGGAAGAGTTTCTTACACTGCCTATTGGAAGTCGGTTATCTTGGAGTACCTGTTTCACCTACGGGACAAAAGCTCCTTCTGTATCCAAGAAGTGGTCAAGGACAAAGCCATGTATCCTGCTGATGTTGTGTATACACTGAATATTCTTGGCTTCTTTAAGAGAAATGCATTAGGACA AATGGTAGTTAGCATAGACTGGAATATGGTAGAGGAACACTACCAGAAGCAGCTGAACAACCCCCGGAGATTGCGGCTAGATCCAGAAGCACTCCGCTGGTCACCACTTGTACCTGGGCATAATGTATCCGTGCAACAAGACTCTGATGAG gaggaggaagagaaagaagagacaaaggagaagaaagaaaatgacagtcTGGAGATCAGCAAAAACGATGAATCATGTAAGATGGATGACATCAAGGTGGAGGAATCGGAGAAGGAACCAGTGTTGGCAGATGAAAGCAGCAAactacaagaggaggaggaagagccagAGCCGGAGCCGGAGCCAGAACCTGAGCcggagccagagccagagccagagccggAGCCAGAGTCGGAGCCTGAGCccaagaaagtggaggaggaagtatCCCAAGTGCCTCCTGTGCTGTTGTCACCTTCCCCCAAGAAGCGAGGAAGAGCTGCCAAGGTCCCCGACACAGCCGAGATTTCGGAGTCTGTG GTGGAagccaaagagagggagaaggagaatattaACAGCAGTGTTGATGATATCAAACAGACTGAAAACATTTCCTCACAAAACAAAATTGATGACAAGATGTCATTAGCCTCAAAGGAGGATGCTTATGTTtttaaggaagaggatgagagcgaTTTTGAACCTACCTTCCGAAGCCTCCACAGCGAAAGGAGGAAGTCACATACCCTCAAGGAAACTCAGTGTTCTctggagaggcggagagggaaacGAAGAGTGAGAGGCCACAACGAAGATGAGAGGCTGAGCTTAGAGGAGCCGCAGCCAACAGAAAAAG ATTTTATCAAAGACCTAGTGAGCAACAAGAGAGGCAATCTAGATTCAATGTCTACACCAAGGAACTCAAGGAGAGTGGCATCCAGCTCACGAGTTAACTATGGGGAAGTAGACACTGAAGATTCAAGGGAAATTACAGAGGAAGACAATGATTCCTCAGTCATGATACCAAAGAGCCGGAGGGAAACCTCTAGTAGGACTAGAAAGAAACCTGAAGttggagagagtgaagaagacgCCTCTGTTGTCAGGGAAACatctagaaataaaagaaaagcggAAGCACAAGAAACCGAGGAAACCATCACAAGCCACAGAGAGTCCTCGAGAACTCGGAGAAAGCAAGACACCTCCATAGGGGACATGGAAAAGGAATCTCATAATACATCAGCAGGGGAGTCAGAGCGTTCACAGAGACTCAGGAATAAGACCTTGAACTCCTCTGTCAACAGTAGTAGGGAAGGTCGGAGGAGGAAACACTCCGAGattgaggaggaagagcaagcaCCAGTGGATACTGACAAGAATGAGGCTCAGAAAAATAAGAGCCagcaggaggcagaggagagactAACTCCAAAGCACAAACGAGCGAGAAGGAGTGATGAGAAAGACCGCACAATCAGTCAGAACCATGAAGTTGTTGAGAGACACACGAGAAGAAATAATGAAGTTGAGGAAACATCAAGAACCAGAAAGTCCAAACGCATTGAAGAGCAACCAGATCCGGTCAACCTCAGATCGAAAAAGTCAAGGCTGAGCAGAAACCTCTCCTCCTCAGACGCAGCAGCTGCTGGCTTGAGGAGGAGTCTGCGTGGAGTTGCCAATGGACCAGAAGAGGAAGAacatgagaatgaggaggatgg CATGGACAGCGGAGACCTGGAGATGCCCCACCTGGAGCCCATGGTGGACCTGGAGAAACACTCAGCCACTCCAAAGTCCAACGAG TCAACAAGAGGGAGGCGAGATTGTGCTGAGAGTCGTTATCTCACAAAGTCGGAGCAAGGAAGAAATGGCAAGGTGGAGACCAaccagaagggagaagagaagatcaCCAAGGTGGAAGAGCCTGCCCAGCCTGCCCAGCCTTCCCTCGTCAAGAAGCGAGGCTGGCCCAAGGGAGTGCCTCGTGGGCCCAAGAACTCTAGTCGTGGTCGAGGCCGGGGTCCAGGTAGACCAGCCAGCCGGGGGCGGGGCAGATCCAAG TTTCAGGGAGCGCAAAAGCCTGCTCCACTGGATGGTCCTGATGTGCAAGAGAGCGTACCTGAGAATCGTCAGTCCCTGAATGATGTCACGGACGGACAGCATGATGAAGTTGAAGAGCCGAAGGGGGTTGAACCTAAAAAGGATGACCCAGTTCCAGATCCTGCTCCTGGGGAGAGTACTCCAGCACCAGAGAAAGAGGCTGATGGCACTGCAGCACTCCCAGAAGCCCCTGTGGAAAATGCTGCGAAGGAGGACAGTGCTGAAAAAGATGATAACGCACAGAAGGAAAGTAAGAGTGAGACCGAGGTTGAGACGGACAGTGTTGCGCCGGAGGAAGTGGAATGTAAAGACCCCGAGAAAGAGGTTGTTAAAGATTGTGATACAAATCCCGCTCCGGACGTTTTCAAGGACAGTGTTGTGGGTGCTAATACAGAAAGCAAAGAAAGTGGTGAGAATGATGCACCAGAGAAGcaggaggatgagatggaggtAGAAAAGGAAAACCATGACCCAGCCAAGGAGGCAGTGCTGGAGAAAGAtgtggcaggggaggtggagcaAGAGCTAAGTGAAGCTGACAAAGCTGTTGCCAGCATCATGAATGGCACCAGTGAGACCATACCCAATGGTGATTGTCTGGAACATGAAACTTTTAGCAATCCTCCTCCTGTTGAAGAGGTGCCTGAGGTTCCAGAATGTAAAGTTGGGGATGGTAGGGTGGACGAAGCTTACCAAGAAGAGGTCACAAAAGCCGTAGAGAGCATCTGGGGTGGCACAGAAGAACGAGAATCAAACCTGGTCGAGGATCCTCGGCCACCTGAAATTATAGAGGAGCCCAAAATATCTAGCCCGTCTGCCCCAATCATTCCTTCATCACCCATCCGCCACACTCTTTCTCCTGCCATCCCATCATGTTCTCCTCTCCACCCTGAAGGTGAAGTGTCTCTACAAAGTCCAGCTAATTCTGTTGACCATAATAGATCCCCAGAATCTTCCGTTCCACACTCCCCTATACCGAGCACCCCTCCACATGCCCCTGCACCTCCGTCCCCCACTACACCAGTACCCTCCCCATTGCCACCGGACTCCCCTCTGGAGCCGCCATGTGCCCCAGCTCCTGTCACTCCAACCTCACCAGGATCTCcagcctcccctccttctccctcctctataggatctcccactcctctccattctccatcTTCTCCGAACTCTGAGATTCCAGTAGACCACATTCAACCTTCAGCTTCTCCTCAGCCACTGGATCTGGAGGAAGACCAGTCGTGTCACTTGCCATCTGCTGAAGAACCAATGCCTGTGCCTGAGACACCCTTACTCTCTACAGTTTCTAGTCACCACAGCCCTGATGTCCAGGAGAGAAAAAGTCAGCATTGTGAACCTGTTGTAAAAGAGCTTGTTCAGGATCAACAGCAGTCTCAGTCTCAGCCCCAGCCACAACCTCAGTCCCAACCTCAGCCTCAGCCacaaccacaacctcagccacaacctCAGCCTCAGTGTTTGCCCCAAGCTCAGTCAGAGTCTCAACCACAGCCAGAGACACATTCACAACCAGAgccacagacagaaaaacaacagACATCACAGTTGCAGACCCAAGAACAAGGGCAAGGGGATGGtcctggagaagaagaaggccatGCAAGTGAGCCACGTGTCCAGGCTGCTGTACCTGGAGTTCCGGATACCCTGAGTGCTGCTGGCCGTCAGGAAGAGAACCTGGCATCCCAGATGGAGCAAACATATGAACCTGCTGATGCCACCAAAGTTGATAATCATCCCACGGGACAAGAGGCTGCTCACACCCATGATCTAGCACTGGAAGTTGGAGAGGGGCCAAAGGTGACAAGTTCTGCTGGAAGCACTCCTCCATCCTCTTGTGGGTCTACCAACACTACGTCAGTGATAACAAGGCaggcacccacacccaccccaccacaccaacAGGAAGTTAGTAGTATGGGTGTTTACACACCTGATTCTACAACAAATTCGGTCCACTCAATGCACGGTTATTCACAGGGTGAGTTTGATGTGTCTCAACTTGGAATTGAGTCACCGACTTCTATATCCAGCAATGAGATGGCTCACTCAGTAGAAGCCCCTCAGCAAGCCTCCACACCCCAGAGTTATAGTGACTGTGCACAAGTATCCAACCAGCAGGTCCAGCCCCCAACACCCACACATGTTCAGCCCACAACACCAACTCATGTACAGCCAtcaaccccaacacacacacaacccacaacacCAACCCCACCACACATAGCCCGGACAACACCAACCCCAACTCCAATTTTACCCCAGCCTGTTCCACAGCCCCAGCCTCAACCTCAAACCCATTCGCAGACACAGACGCAACCCATTATTACACAGTCTACTTCTCAGATCATCCCAGCCATTGGTGTAGTATCCCTACCACATACTCAACCACATCAAGCCCCAACAAAACACCAACCTTCAAAACAGAGGCATATTCAGCCAAAACCACCAGCACAACCCCAGGTCCAGATCTCATCTTCAGGATCTCGACCACCTTCAAATCTAGGAACTCAGTTATCACCTCAGTCTGCAATGGCTGCTATGCATGCCTCCAGTCAGGCTCATATGATGTCGCAGCGGATGGTTGCTGGGACACCACACCCGCCCTCAGGCCTGAGTCAGCACCACCCTATGTCCCACCATCCTCATGCTGCAcatcctccacaccctccacgcACACCACATGTAACACATTCACACTCTCAAATGCAGAATTTCACTCATCATCCAAATTACATGATGGGACCACACCAGCAGATGTTGGGTCACCACACTTCCATGAGTTACTTGGCCCAGCCAACTGTAACAACTTATGCCCAAGCTCACACTCCTGCTCACTCCTCGTCTTACATGACTTCTGTTATCCAGTCCCGCATGGGCGGCCCTCAGCAACCTCCCAGTCAAAATGCCTCGTCCTCTTCTACCTCCAGTACTCAACGTGCAACACATGGGGCTAGCTCTTCTGGTGTATGTGGGCCATCACCCAGCAATTATCACTTCCTAAACTCCAGTCCCCCTGGGCCATCCCCAACGCCAACACCCATGGGGAGTGGCCAACATCATGCTGGAGGAGTACAAGCAAGTGCATCATCATGTAGTATAGCACGGTTACAGCAACTCACAAATGGGATAATGGATATTGTTCCTCAACCTCCCTGTGCAGGTGTGACGCCTCCACCCTCTCACACTGTCACACCTCCTCCGTCTCACACAGTAACCCCGCCtcctgcagcagcagcagctgctgcGGCAGCCCAGCGCAACATGACACCTCCCATCTCAAATTTACAATCCCAGGTGCCATTGTCGTATAAGTATAAATCCCACCAAGCAGCAGCTGCAGCACAGATGTCCTCCAACATGATGGCTCCTGCGATGTTGGGATACCAAGTAAATGGATATCGCATGCCTGGCCAAGCGGGGGCAATGTCAGCCCTCAATCCTTCGTACCTGACCAACCCTTCATTTATGAATCAGCAGCTACCAATGCAGATGATGAATATGCACCCGCAGGCCGCGGGCCAGTACCAAGACCCTCGCACCCAGCCCCAGAACACCATGTACCCACCATATTCGTATATGTCCCCACTGCAGCTCAATGGCACCATGCGGCGGTAG